From the Saccharomonospora marina XMU15 genome, the window CGACGACACAGCGGGAGGCCTGGTGCAGCGCGAGGGCGACGACCGGCCGGTGCCGCCGGTAAGAACCGGTCTTGTGCTCGGCGCCCACTGGGGGATGCTGGCCTTCGTGCTCGCGCTCGGCGGGTACTACGCGGTCTCGCTGCTGCTTTCCGCGCTGGCGACGATCGACGCCGCTGACCCGACTGGAATCCGGCTGCCGCAGTTGGGGCCGCTGGTGCTGCTCGCGTTCGTGCCGAACGTGCTGCTCGGGCTCGTTCCCTGGCTCGGTTCGTTGCGCTGGGGCAACGGCGTGCGGGCCGACTTCGGGCTGCTGCCCACCGGCCGCGACCTCAAGGTCGGGCTTGCCTGCGGTGGTTTCGCGCTGCTCGCCGGTTACGTGCTCAATTTGATACTGCTGCAGATCTACGGCAGTGAGCGGATGGCGGGACCGTTGATCGAGGTCTTTCGCGGCATTTCCGCCGATATCGGCTGGCTGGTGGTGGCCGCGATCATCGTGGTCGTCGGCGCACCGCTGACGGAGGAGTTGCTCTTTCGTGGCGCACTGTGGAACGGACTGGCGCACTACCGCATTCCGAACTGGGTGATCCTGCTGCTCACCGCGCTGCTGTTCGCGCAGTTGCACGGCGAGCCGACCCGCACAGTCGCCCTGATCGCCCAGGGCGTGGCCATCGGGTCGGCGAGGTTCATCACCGGGCGGGTGGGTGCGAGCGTGGTGGCGCACGCGACGAACAACCTGCCCGCCGCGCTTTTTCTGCTCATTGGGTCGTAACCGACCGTGCGCGGCCAGTAAGCTCGGCTGGCCTACGGTATTCCCGGTGTCCGGTATACGGGGGAAGGATCGGCGTGACGTCACCGAATTCGCCAGAACCGGTGCCAGCCGTCGAACCGACCACGTCCGCCCCGCAGGGTCACGCGGTGCCCGAGTACCCGTCGCACCGATGGGGCTTCGGTGCGTTCCTGCTGGTGGAAGCCGTGCTGCTGGCGACAGCGGCGTTCGTCGGGGTCTTCCTCGGCAGGGGATCGCTGGCTTCACTGCCGGTGGGGGACGTGCTCGTCGGCACGATGCTGCCCACGCTGTTCGCCGCGCTGGCGGCGCTGGCGATCACGAAGCTGAGAGGCAACGGCCCAGTCGTCGATCTGCGGCTGTCGTGGCGTTGGGACGACGTGCGGATCGGGTTGAAGTTCGGCGTGCTGGGTGTGGTGTGCACGACCGTCGGCGTGCTCGTCTGGACCGAGGTGGTCGGCGAGCACAACGCCACGTCCGCGATCAGCGCGCTGGTGCACGACAAACCGATGTCGGTCTCCGCGGCGATCGCGATGTTCACCTACCTGTGGCTGCTCGGCCCGGTCTGTGAGGAGATCATCTACCGGGGTCTGCTGTGGGGCGCGACCGAGCGGCTTGAGTGGGGTAAGGAGAAGTGGGGCAGGCTGGCGGCGTTCGTGCTCTCCACGGCCGTGTTCGCGGTGAGCCATCTCGAGCCGCTGCGCACCTCGCTGCTGCTGGTGATCGCGATACCGATCGGACTCGCGCGACTGGTCACCGGCAGGCTGCTGAGCAGCATCGTGGCACACCAGATGAACAACTTCCTGCCCGCCCTGGCGATCCTGCTCACCACGCTCGGAGTCGTGAGCGCGTAGCCCTACGGGGCCGTGGCCGAGAACCACAGGTGCGCGGCGAGGCCGAACCCGGCCAGCGCGATGGTGATCCGCAACGGCCGCTCCGGCAACCGTCGCACCGCGGCGGGTCCCAGCCACGAGCCCAGCAGCGCCCCGACGCCGAGGACGGCGGCGGCGAGCCAGTCGACGGGTGCGAGGAAGGCGTAGGCGAGCGCCGCTGTCGCGTTGGCCGCGCCGATGGCCAGGTTCTTCACGGCGTTGGTCACCGGCAGCGGTTCGGTCACCGACACCGAAAGCACGGCGAGCATCAGCACTCCGGCGCCCGCGCCGAAGTAGCCCCCGTACACGGCGACCAGCGCCACAGCCACGGCCGACGGCACCGCCGAGCCGCCCTGCCTTCCCGCCGACCTCGCTCTGTCGGCGGCATCGCGTACCCGGTCCCTGAACAGCAGCAGCCCCGAGCCCAGTGCGATCAGCCACGGCACGATCAGCTCGAACGCCGAGGCGGGGGTGGTCAGCAGCAGCACGGCACCGGCCGAACCGCCCAGCACGGCCAGGCCGAGCAGCCTGCCGAGCCGCGCGCGTTGTCCTCGCAGTTCGGCGCGCGACCCGGCGGCGGAGCCTGCCGCGGTGGACAGCAGCGCCACGGTGTTCGTCACGTTCGCCGCGATGGGCGGCAAGCCCGCGGCGAGCAGGGCGGGGTAGCTGAACAGCGAGGCCAGACCGGCCATGGAGCCGGCAAGACCCGCTGCCACGCCCGCCAGCGCCAGCAGGCTCGTGGAGGTGAGGGTCAACCCGTGCTCCTCGCGGGTGGCACGGTGGTGAACCGCCTCCGGCGATGTGGGTCGGGTGTCCGGTTGCCAGCCACGGGGTCAGCCTATGGAGGTAGGGTTAGGGCGCCCGTCACATCGAGCTACCCGGCCACCAGCACTCCCCGGCAACGGTCATGCCGGGCGGTCTGGCAAAATGGTGGCTTGCCCGCTCCGGTCCGGGCCCTCTCACCGTGCCGGGGCGACACCCATACCTGCGGGCACTCGGATCCGGCTCCCCACTCGGATCGTGTCCCGACCCGAGTACCGAGAAACGACAGGAGTACCCACACCCGTGGCTGTCAAGATCAAGCTGCAGCGCCTCGGCAAGATTCGCGCGCCCTACTACCGCATCGTCGTCGCGGACGCGCGCACCCGCCGGGACGGCAAGGCCATCGAGACCATCGGCAAGTACCACCCGAAGGAGAACCCGAGCTTCATCGAGGTCGACTCCGAGCGGGCGCAGTACTGGCTGAGCGTCGGGGCGCAGCCCACCGAGCCGGTGCAGCGCATCCTCGAGGTCACCGGCGACTGGCAGAAGCACAAGGGACTGCCCGGCGCGGAGGGCAAGCTGCGCAGGCCCGAACCCAAGCCGTCCAAGCAGGACCTGTTCAACGCCGCGCTGGCAGCCGCCAACGAGGAGCCTGCCGCCGAGGCCACCACACCGAAGAAGCGCGGTGGCGGTAAGAAGGCCGACGCCGACAAGCCCGCGCAGCCGCAGTCCGGCAGCGACGACAAGGCCGAGGGTGAGAAGGCCGAGGGCGAGAAGAAGGCCGACGAGGCGTGAGTTTCCTGGCCGACTCGCTCGAACACCTGGTGCGCGGCATCGTCGACAACCCCGACGACGTGCGCGTCGAGCTGATCACCACACGCCGAGGCCGAACTCTCGAGGTGCACGTGCACCCGGACGACCTCGGCAAGGTGATCGGTCGCGGAGGTCGCACCGCCACGGCGCTGCGCACCGTGATGGGGTCCGTCGGCGGGCGGGGAGTCCGCGTCGACGTGATCGACACCGACCGCTGAGCGCGGCACCGTGCAGGTCGTGGTCGGCCGGGTCGCGAAGGCGCACGGTCTTCACGGGGAACTGGCCGTGGACGTGCGCACAGACTCGCCGCGGGAACGGTTCGCGCAGGGCAAGGTGTTGCTCGCCAGCCTGCGGGACGGTGTGACGAAACGGGTTACCGTGGCAGCCGTCCGCCCACACGGCGGGCGGCTGCTTGTGCGCTTCGCCGAGGCGCAGGGCCGCACCGCGGCCGAGGAGTTGCGCGGCGCGATGCTGCTGGTCGACACCGCCGACCTGCCACAGATCGAGGACCCGGACGAGTTCTACGACCACGAACTCGAGGGCCTGCGTGCCGAGCTGACCGACGGCACGGTGATCGGCACCGTGCGCGAGGTCATTCACTCGCCCGGGGGTGAGTTGCTCGCCGTCGATCGCGACGACCACGAGGCCCTGGTGCCGTTCGTGGCGGCGATCGTGGTGCTGGTGGACGTCACCGGAGGCAGGGTCGTGATCGATCCGCCGGAAGGGCTGCTGGACTCCTGATGCGGATCGACGTCGTCACGATCTTTCCCGAGTACCTGCAGCCGCTGCGTGCGGCTCTGTTGGGCAGAGCGATCGAACGCGGGCTCATCGAGGTCGGGGTGCACGACCTGCGCGAGTGGACCTACGACGTGCACAGGGCGGTGGACGACGCCCCGTACGGCGGCGGTCCCGGCATGGTGATGAAGCCACAGGTGTGGGGCGAGGCCCTCGACGCGGTGTGCTCGACGGACAGCAGGCTCGTCGTGCCGACGCCTGCGGGCCGTCCGTTCACGCAGGAGCTCGCGCGCAGCTACGCCGGGCAGCCGCACCTGGTGTTCGCCTGCGGCCGCTACGAGGGCATCGACCAGCGGGTCATCGACGACGCCGCCCGCCGGATGCCGGTGGACGAGGTGTCCATCGGCGACTACGTGCTGGTCGGCGGTGAGGCCGCGGTGCTGGTCATCGTCGAGGCCGTCGTGCGGTTGCTGCCCGGTGTGCTCGGCAATCCGGTGTCGGCCGAGCAGGACTCGTTCTCCGACGGGCTGCTCGAAGGTCCCAGCTACACCCGACCGGAGGTGTGGCGCGGGCTGGCGGTGCCGGAGGTGCTGCGCTCGGGCAACCACGCCTTGATCGATCGGTGGCGAAGGGACAAGGC encodes:
- a CDS encoding CPBP family intramembrane glutamic endopeptidase is translated as MQREGDDRPVPPVRTGLVLGAHWGMLAFVLALGGYYAVSLLLSALATIDAADPTGIRLPQLGPLVLLAFVPNVLLGLVPWLGSLRWGNGVRADFGLLPTGRDLKVGLACGGFALLAGYVLNLILLQIYGSERMAGPLIEVFRGISADIGWLVVAAIIVVVGAPLTEELLFRGALWNGLAHYRIPNWVILLLTALLFAQLHGEPTRTVALIAQGVAIGSARFITGRVGASVVAHATNNLPAALFLLIGS
- a CDS encoding CPBP family intramembrane glutamic endopeptidase — its product is MPAVEPTTSAPQGHAVPEYPSHRWGFGAFLLVEAVLLATAAFVGVFLGRGSLASLPVGDVLVGTMLPTLFAALAALAITKLRGNGPVVDLRLSWRWDDVRIGLKFGVLGVVCTTVGVLVWTEVVGEHNATSAISALVHDKPMSVSAAIAMFTYLWLLGPVCEEIIYRGLLWGATERLEWGKEKWGRLAAFVLSTAVFAVSHLEPLRTSLLLVIAIPIGLARLVTGRLLSSIVAHQMNNFLPALAILLTTLGVVSA
- a CDS encoding sulfite exporter TauE/SafE family protein; the protein is MTLTSTSLLALAGVAAGLAGSMAGLASLFSYPALLAAGLPPIAANVTNTVALLSTAAGSAAGSRAELRGQRARLGRLLGLAVLGGSAGAVLLLTTPASAFELIVPWLIALGSGLLLFRDRVRDAADRARSAGRQGGSAVPSAVAVALVAVYGGYFGAGAGVLMLAVLSVSVTEPLPVTNAVKNLAIGAANATAALAYAFLAPVDWLAAAVLGVGALLGSWLGPAAVRRLPERPLRITIALAGFGLAAHLWFSATAP
- the rpsP gene encoding 30S ribosomal protein S16, with protein sequence MAVKIKLQRLGKIRAPYYRIVVADARTRRDGKAIETIGKYHPKENPSFIEVDSERAQYWLSVGAQPTEPVQRILEVTGDWQKHKGLPGAEGKLRRPEPKPSKQDLFNAALAAANEEPAAEATTPKKRGGGKKADADKPAQPQSGSDDKAEGEKAEGEKKADEA
- a CDS encoding RNA-binding protein — encoded protein: MSFLADSLEHLVRGIVDNPDDVRVELITTRRGRTLEVHVHPDDLGKVIGRGGRTATALRTVMGSVGGRGVRVDVIDTDR
- the rimM gene encoding ribosome maturation factor RimM (Essential for efficient processing of 16S rRNA), which gives rise to MQVVVGRVAKAHGLHGELAVDVRTDSPRERFAQGKVLLASLRDGVTKRVTVAAVRPHGGRLLVRFAEAQGRTAAEELRGAMLLVDTADLPQIEDPDEFYDHELEGLRAELTDGTVIGTVREVIHSPGGELLAVDRDDHEALVPFVAAIVVLVDVTGGRVVIDPPEGLLDS
- the trmD gene encoding tRNA (guanosine(37)-N1)-methyltransferase TrmD; the encoded protein is MRIDVVTIFPEYLQPLRAALLGRAIERGLIEVGVHDLREWTYDVHRAVDDAPYGGGPGMVMKPQVWGEALDAVCSTDSRLVVPTPAGRPFTQELARSYAGQPHLVFACGRYEGIDQRVIDDAARRMPVDEVSIGDYVLVGGEAAVLVIVEAVVRLLPGVLGNPVSAEQDSFSDGLLEGPSYTRPEVWRGLAVPEVLRSGNHALIDRWRRDKALERTFERRPDLLERLPEGSLDSADHAVLDRLRGEPGDPASG